CGGTCCTGCAGCACTGGGCGCGAGACGAGCGGTGGACCGCAGCTGGGTGAGGACCAGCCCTTTGATGGGAGTAGCGCCCAGATGACGAGGAGATGGGGCGAAGGTCGAGACGGTCCGACCGCAGACGAGCCGACGCCGGAGAAGCCGGCCGCTGCCGCGGGCAGATCCGCAACCACCGCCACTGCGCCGCCACCACGACCCCTGGCTCGCACCACTACTGCCCTCCTTGACCCGCGCCGACCACGGCCAGCCCCGCAGGAGGTCAGATCTGGCCGAGCTACGCCTTGCTAGCCGCCGTCCCCGACTCCAGCAGGCACATCCACCGCGCCACCGCCCGCCACGAGCAGGATCCGGCCAGGGCCGAGCCGGATCTCGCCGCCGCGGCCGCGACGGGGCATACCACCGCCCAGCAGCCCACCGAGCGACGCCAAcagcccccgccgtcgccgggaCGGCCGTCAACGTCGCGCCGCCGCGCCTTGCCCAGCGCCGCGCAAGCACGCGAGGAGAATGCCCCGCGCCCGCCCGCCCCGCGCGAAGGGTGAGATGGCCCGACGCTTTGCCCGGCGGCgtgctccggcggcggcgagggaaggAGATCGAGGGGAAAGGGGGCCGGCGGCGGCCGGTCGAGGgaatcgcccccccccccccctcgcggGAGCGGGTCGGGCGAGAGGATAAGTTCGCCGCTGAGGAGGTGTAGATGGGATCGCCGCCACACTGTCTACTATTACTACCACAACCGTTGATACATGGGACCCCGCTATCCACAGCCCCGCATGGCAGCCAGACTATGAACATGATCGTCTAACTAATCCAGATACATCGTTAAATTAGTAAGAATTCTGTACAACGCTGGTTTCTATACCACAACCAGTTTCTCCCTTATGACACGATCATTGCCCAGTATGCCTTTGGAGTAACCACATAGCGCTTCCAGCCCTCTGACACCCAAACCACTCCCAGAGAGGCCGAGACATGGAGATTGCCATGGGGGCTATTGGCCCTCTCCTCCCGAAGCTCAGTGAGCTGCTCATGGGAGAGCTCACCATGGAGAAACAAGTGAGGAAAGGCATCGAGTCTCTCATGACAGAGCTCACATTGGTGCATGCTGCCCTGAGTAAGGTGGCAGAAGTTCCCGTGGACCAGCTTCACAAGGGGGTCAAGATTTGGGCAGGAAATGTCAAGGAGTTGTCGTACCAAATGGAGGAAATTGTTGATGTTTTCATGGTGCGCGTGGAGGATGGTGGCAAACCTGCCAACCCAAAGAACAGAGTCAAGAAGATACTCAAGAAGGTTAAAAGATTATTCAAGAATGGCAAGGATCTCCATCAGATCTCTGATGCTCTAAACGAAGCGGTTCATCAAGCTAAGCAGTTGGCCGAGCTGCACCAAAGGTATGAGCAAGGGATGCGAGATCCTAGCACTAGTGCTAGTGTTGACCCTCGCATGATGGCCCTATACACAGATGTGTCTGAACTCGTCGGTATTGATGAAACACGAGATGAGTTGATAAACATGTTGACTGAAGGTGATGATTGGTTGAAGCATCCATTGAAGACAGTCTCTATTGTTGGATTTGGTGGGTTGGGCAAGACAACTCTTGCCAAATCAGCATATGAGAAGATCAAAGGGCAATTCGATTATGATGCTTTTATTTCGGTTTCTCAGAATCCCAGCAAGAAGAAAGTCTTCAAGAATATTCTCTATGAACTTGACAAGAGCAAGTATGCACGCATTCATAGTGAAGAATGGGAAGAAAATCATCTGATCGATGGAATAATTGAATTCCTTAATGGCAAGAGGTACATGTGTTTCTTTCCTTTTGCAAACGGATTAATTATCATTTTGTCTAGTTAAATAATGATAGTATTTTAGAGTAGTGCATATGCATCTTGATACCATATTGTTGATTTATAGTTTTATGCTTTTGGCATAAATGATGTAGTTAGTACATAACCCATCTTTCAACAATTAGGGAGTGCATACATTAAGCTGACCAAGAAATTCTTATGCCTAAGTGGATGATCTCAACTGTTAATTCAACAATTGCACATTTCTAGAACTATAGTTGCACATAAGTTATGGTATGTGTGTGGAAATCTAGGTCTCAGAATATGCAATTTGGTCGAGTTATAAATACTTTTTTGTTAGTTTCCTCTGAAATAACATATCCGTACTAATATAATATATCTTACTGTATATATCTTCATTGTACTGATTTACTAACTAATGCAAAATGTAAACAAAGGTACCTCGTCATAATTGATGACATATGGGATACAGAAGTGTGGAAATTAATCAAGTGTGCTTTCTCCAAGAAGAGTCTTGGAAGCCGATTAATTACGACAACCCGCATCGTTAGTGTCTCTAAAGCATGCTGCTCTTCCAAGGATGATATCTACAAAATGAAACCTCTTTCAGACGATGTGTCAAGAATGCTCTTCTATAAAAGAGTATTTTATGAGAAAGGGTGTCCTCAAGAGTTGGTGCAAGTATCCAAAGACATTTTGAAAAAATGTGGTGGCATACCATTAGCTATTATTTCTATAGCAAGTCTTCTGGCTAATAATCATGATATGAAAACAAAGGACCAATGGTATGCTTTGCTCAATTCCATTGGCCGCGGACTTACAGAAGATTGCGGTTTGGAGCAGATGAAAAAGATATTATTATTCAGTTATTATGATCTACCTTCGTATCTGAAACCTTGTTTGTTATATCTTAGCATCTTCCCAGAAGATCACAAGATTATGAAAGGAAAGCTAATATGGAGATGGATATCAGAAGGTCTTGTTTATAGTGAAAAACAAGAAACTGACTTATATGAGCTTGGTAACAACTACTTCAATGAACTTGTAAATAGAAGTATGATCCAGCCAATTGGCATTGATGATAGAGAAGATAAACAAGCATGTCGTGTACATGACATGGTGCTTGATCTCATATGCTCACTGTCAAGTGAAGAAAACTTCGTCACAATTTTGGATGGCACCGgaagaaaaatgcctagtttggTTCACAGATTGTCCATCCAAAATAGCAAGATGGATGTTGATATTTCTAGGATGGCACACATGAGATCTATTACCATTTTCACCAATAAGGTTGTTGGGAAACTGTTGGATATTTCAAGTTTTCAAGTTCTTCGTGTGTTGGATTTCGAAGGTTGTGATATCTCGGATATTGGGTATGTGGGAGATCTTTTACATTTGAGGTACTTAGGACTAAGATATACTCATGTTGAGGACCTTCCCACTGAAATTGGGAAGCTACAATTTTTGCTTACCTTGGATTTAAGAGGTACTAGGATAAAAGTTCTGCCATCAAGTGTTGTTCATCTAAGACGTCTGATGTGCCTGTATGTTGACTATCATATGAAGCTGCCGTCTGGGATAAGTAATCTGGCTTCCCTAGAAGTGCTAGGTACAATGATGCTGTTTGACAAGGACCTCGACGCTGTGAAAGAATTGGGCCATTTGACCAAGCTCAGGGTGCTCCAAGTTTACTACCATGTTGATGAGATCCTGGATAAAGCTTTGATGAGATCTCTTAGTAATctgtacaaactggacagtcTAGATATTTATGTCCGTGGTGGAGAAATCAATTTCCTGAGCGAAGATTGGGTGCCTCCACTGCAACTCCGTAGATTGGCTTTCTCGTTACCGTCGAGTTGGTTCAAGACACTGCCGTCATGGATCAATCCTTCATCGCTTTCTCTCCTCACCTATCTTCATATAAAGGTGGTTAAAGTGTCATCGGAGGCCATCCAACTTATTGGGATGCTTCCTGCTCTTTGTGTTCTCGAGATAATGGATATTTCCAAGTTCTATGAAGAGCGTGTGGTGGAAATGTCCGCCCTTTCCTCTGTTGCGTTATTCCCGTGTGCGACAGAGTGTCACTTCCTTTGTATTGGTGCAGTGTCATCTATGTTTCCACGAGGAGCTGCACCGAGGCTTAAGCACCTTGGCTTCACCTTCTCAGCTAAGTGGATTCACCAAATCTTCCACTCAGCAGGTATTATGCTAGCAGCATTGACCTATTCTTGATTCCAATATTTTGTTTGGCTAGCTAGGTCAATCGATCTGGCCCCTAAAGCCAAAATATTGTACAGTATTATGAACTACTTATGCTGCAAAGGTACAAGATTACATATGTGAAGTAATTCAGATTAGTGAGCAATCCACTAAGTAATATGTGTTTCTATTGGGTGAAACCTgtgttttttattttctgttcggAACATTCGACTGAACCATTTGTGTGCCTGTGCTTGCACGATCCACATCTGCATGTATTTTACTAGCAGTATATGCACGCGCCTATCTGAAGTTCCAACAAATCTGCAATGTGGATTTCTCCTTGGTTACTTATGGTGCATAAATACATAGCATCAATTGTTACTTCTACTTGCCATAAGATCACATATAAAGTGCTCCACATTACATTAGCAAGCAATccactagtagtactagtatagaTATGTGCCCTGTATGTGTGCCCTTTTCTGTAGTTGGATGAAGTACGTTTTCCTCTTCTGTAACATTTAGCTGGGACACTCACATGTATGTCCTTCAACATGGCATTGCAGGCAGCATGAGCTACCAAATGTCATCGAAATGTACTTTGATCGCGCAGGCCTCCGCTTCTTCTCCAGCCAATATTGTCAAGCACACTGCTTTGCCGTGCCGTTTGATCCGTCTCCGTCCTGCAACGAGATGAAGCAAATCAACCGACTCTTCTAACTTTATACAGGGGAGCAAATCATATGGTGATGTTTTCTCTTGTTACCGTGCAACGAAATTGTATTAAGTGACGCATACAAAGACGATGATCTCATAGATCGATGGTCATAGCAGTGTCTTGTTATGTTGCCCCTCAGTTGATCCATGGttactcttttttttttttgaacgGTGCGTGAGAGTGCTCTTGTTATGATCAAAGCTACACGCATTTATTTTTCTCTCAGCTGTACTAGTGCTGTAGATGTCGATGATGATAACCAGTCGGTTCCGGCCGCAGTTTCGACAGAAATCTAACTGAAGCTGTAAGGCTGAAGCCACGCCAAATTCAGTCAGACAAATTATTTAGCGATGCCTCAGTTTGTGCAGCGTTTGTTATACATGGACACATTCGGGTGTAAATTAGTGGGCGTTGTTGTGAGTATTCCGATTTGTCACCACACGTTCCAGAAATCATCTGGTCAGGTCCTCTGCTGTCTGTAGCAACTTCTGCGTGGAAATGATCCTCCAGTGAAAGCGAAATCACGCACGATGAGACCAGGAGATCTATCAGACCTCAACTTAGTTGTTCATGTTTGTCTTAGCTGGATGACACATGGGGCCATACCGGGCAGAGGACCCACATGGCAGCAGCTCTGTGCCGGCACGTGATCTGTCGGATCCGTTAACAGGCCCTCTGCTCCCGGCGTCTATTTCTACAGCGTTTGGAGAAGGGGGAGTCTGTCAGTCAGAGACAGAGGTCGAGCCGTGGAGTAGATCTCGCGGCGCCGGACAGGTTCCTGCCGGCTCCGGCGACCTCCTCGTCGTTGAGTACGTGCAGCAGCCCGGGGAGGTGCCAAAGGCTGGATCTCGCAGAACAAGGACATGAGGTATATTTCGTTTCTTCCTGATCTGGATCCGATGAACTTTAACTCATGGTGGTGTGCATCTTCAGTTCAAATTTCTGGTCTTCTTCCGTTCTAGGTTGTTTAATCTAGTTTCCTCAAGTACCGGCCGGGCAGCCACTGTGCGCATCTTAATCCTTCAGTGCAAATCCTTGATTATCCATGTTAGATTTACTCGTAAGGTCTGCTTTAGTGAGGCCATTCGTTGCCAGATAATTAGCACATGATTCACTACTGACCTCTCTTTGTGAAGAAACAGATGCATCCTGATTTGTTTGCCAACTAAACGGTACAAAAAGTTCATAAGGTCAGCGTAGGATGGAAGTCAAAACTAAACTGTGTGTGGACTTGAAACAGATGCTAGTGAGGATATTGTTATTTAGCCATTGCCATCTTAAGTGCAAATCAGTTGCGATTCACTCTAGATTCTGCTTATTTTTCGCCTTGATAAATAGCTCATTATTCATTGTTATCTTCTCTTTATGAGTAAATAGTATACTCATGTTGACTTTCCTGCCAACTAATTGTTTCAAAATCTTCGCATGCATAGGTACTTGGGCATGGAATGGGAATCACAATTGTTCTGGTGGAAATGAAGAATGTCCTATTATTTGGCTGCTACCATCGATGTTCTTTTAGATTGAACATTGCCATGATCGTTTCTCTACGCAACGAATATATTAGATCAAGCATCATGTCATGGACACCATAAGACTTTTCTGCGTTGATAGTGATGTCTACGGGTTGGATTGTGCTTCTGTTTATCAGCTCACTGAAGTAACTCTCCTAGCTCAAATGGGTTAATTTCGTGTTTACATGATACACAAATCTTCAGCTATCCATCTTCATATGAATTGGTCTCGCTTAATTTTGTAATCTTCTGGATATATGCTTACGTATAATAAATGATGTGAAGATAGATCATAGGACAAAACCATAATCTTTAGTCTTAAGCAAGTTAGGGTAAactagagaagtagagatagaacACAACAGAAGCCACACACACAAATGACATGGAAAGCAGCAAAGAAATAGTAAAAGAAGCTCTTGACTTGTAGATTATGTCAAAGTGATAATCTAGAGTCAAGCTTCTTTTACTATTAGTTTCGATCTACCTTGCCATCTATAGGATTAGTTATTATATCTAAGTATGTTTTCAGAAGATTAGAAGATTAAGCAAGGTCACTTGATAGGTAAACTGATAGCCGAATGTTTTGTTTATCATGGAAAACCAGAGATTAGCCTATTTAAGCTCGGTGATAGAGTTACTCAATGAGATCATAAATAGAAGCATGATTCAACCAATAGACATCAATTTGATGAAGGCATGAAAAATCTTATTGTGTTATGATATGATGATTGATCCAATATGTTTTTGCCAAGTGAAGAAAAACACTAACATTGCACTGAGTGAAAGCGATCTATACAAAGGCAAGATTTGAATATTATCCACCCGAAAGAGAATGTCAGATATGACCACCATCAGAAGAAGCAACAATGCCACAAGTGAGCTCTCTTGTATATCCACGTGCTATTGTCGATTCAGTGTCGCGTATGTTGAGCGTTTATGTTCTACATGTGTTAGATTTAGAATATTGTGGTGAGCACTTCCATTCTTGCCAATTGAGATGGTGAGGCTCAGGAACACTGCATTTGCCATGGTGTTTTGATTTGTCTTCTGCAGCAACATGAAACTCTCATTGTAATTGTACCCACTTATGCCTGAATACTGCTATTACTTCAGTTAGATTCAAGAAGCACCAAGTTTCTGCAGCGCTCCTGCATTTTGCTAATGATGAACTTCCTTCTCCATTTCTTTCTTTTGTAAGGAAGAGTTATGTACTAATGATGTATGACTGGCTGGTTAATTTTCTGTCAATTCAACAACCAGTTTGTATGCTGGCCAGTGCAATTTGGCCGTATGAACCATTAGTTATTATATATGTACTGATGTCTGGTTTGCCTGCTCTCCTGCATTCTTCATTACACTCCATTGTTTGTAATAACTTTATTTCAGACTCGCAACCTAAAATGTCGCAAGTTTGCATCTGGGCCTTGTGAGACTATCATTATCTACTAGTACCACAACCGCTGATGCATGGGACCCAGCTGTCTGTCAGGCCCGCAAGCCAGTCGGCCTACGCCATTATGGTCGTATCCAATCTTGGATCTCGTCATTAAATTAGAATTATGTACTCCCCAACTCTGGTTTCTATACCAGTCTAGTTTATTGTCTAGGACATGATAATTGGCCAGAGTGCCTCCGGAGCAACAACGTAGCACTTCCAGCTCTCTTACACACAAAACACCACGAGAGAGGTCGAGCCATGGAGATCGCCATGGGGGCCATTGGCCCTCTCCTCCCGAAGCTCGGTGAGCTGCTCATGGGCAAGCTCACCATGGAGAAACAAGTAAGGAAAGGTATCGAGTCTCTCGTAACAGAGCTGAAATTGATGCATGCTGTCCTTAGCAAGGTGTCGAAAGTGCCCGCAGACCAGCTGGAAGAAGGGGTCAAGATCTGGGCAGGAAATGTCAAGGAGTTGTCCTACCAAATGGAGGACATCGTTGATGCCTTCATGGTGCGTGTGGGGGATGGTGGCGAGTCCACCAACCCGAAAAACAGAGTCAAGAAGATACTGAAGAAGGTCAAAAGATTATTCAAGAATGGCAAGGATCTCCATCGAATATCCGATGCCCTGGAAGAAGTGGTTCTTCAAGCTAAGCAGTTGGCCAAGCTACGTCAAAGGTACGAGCAAGAGATGCGGGACACTAGTGCTAATACTAGTGTTGACCCTCGCATGATGGCCTTGTACACAGATGTGACAGATCTCGTCGGCATTGAAGAAACACGAGACAAGTTGATCAACATGTTGACTGAAGACGATGATTGGTCGAAGCATCCGTTGAAGACGATATCTATTGTTGGATTTGGTGGGTTAGGCAAGACGACTCTTGCCAAAGCAGCATACGACAAGATTAAAGTGCAATTTGATTGTGGTGCTTTTGTCTCGGTTTCACAAAACCCTGAAATGAAAAAGGTTTTGAAGGATATTCTCTATGGACTTGACAAGGTCAAGTACGAAAACATACATAATGCAGCGAGGGACGAAAAGTATCTCATTGACGATATAATTGAATTCCTTAATGACAAGAGGTACATACATATGctttttttttttttcttttacaACCCAATTGTCATTTCATCTAGTAAAATAATGACATCGTCTTGGTATACTAGTGCATATGCATCTTGATAGCATATTGTTAATTTATACTTTTCATGTAAATTCCTATAGTTATTATATAAATCATATCATGTAATAATTATGGAGTGCATATTTTTTTAAGGTAATTGAAAACTTCTTATTCTAAGTTGACGATCTCAATTATGGAGTTTGCTTAGAAGTAATTTATCCAAACTAATATAATAATATATTATTTTATTATCCTCATTGTATTGATCTATTAACTAATTATTAAATGCATTCATAAAGGTACCTCATCGTAATCGATGATATATGGAATGAAAAAGCATGGGAGTTAC
The Aegilops tauschii subsp. strangulata cultivar AL8/78 chromosome 3, Aet v6.0, whole genome shotgun sequence genome window above contains:
- the LOC109732360 gene encoding disease resistance protein RGA5-like codes for the protein MEIAMGAIGPLLPKLSELLMGELTMEKQVRKGIESLMTELTLVHAALSKVAEVPVDQLHKGVKIWAGNVKELSYQMEEIVDVFMVRVEDGGKPANPKNRVKKILKKVKRLFKNGKDLHQISDALNEAVHQAKQLAELHQRYEQGMRDPSTSASVDPRMMALYTDVSELVGIDETRDELINMLTEGDDWLKHPLKTVSIVGFGGLGKTTLAKSAYEKIKGQFDYDAFISVSQNPSKKKVFKNILYELDKSKYARIHSEEWEENHLIDGIIEFLNGKRYLVIIDDIWDTEVWKLIKCAFSKKSLGSRLITTTRIVSVSKACCSSKDDIYKMKPLSDDVSRMLFYKRVFYEKGCPQELVQVSKDILKKCGGIPLAIISIASLLANNHDMKTKDQWYALLNSIGRGLTEDCGLEQMKKILLFSYYDLPSYLKPCLLYLSIFPEDHKIMKGKLIWRWISEGLVYSEKQETDLYELGNNYFNELVNRSMIQPIGIDDREDKQACRVHDMVLDLICSLSSEENFVTILDGTGRKMPSLVHRLSIQNSKMDVDISRMAHMRSITIFTNKVVGKLLDISSFQVLRVLDFEGCDISDIGYVGDLLHLRYLGLRYTHVEDLPTEIGKLQFLLTLDLRGTRIKVLPSSVVHLRRLMCLYVDYHMKLPSGISNLASLEVLGTMMLFDKDLDAVKELGHLTKLRVLQVYYHVDEILDKALMRSLSNLYKLDSLDIYVRGGEINFLSEDWVPPLQLRRLAFSLPSSWFKTLPSWINPSSLSLLTYLHIKVVKVSSEAIQLIGMLPALCVLEIMDISKFYEERVVEMSALSSVALFPCATECHFLCIGAVSSMFPRGAAPRLKHLGFTFSAKWIHQIFHSAGSMSYQMSSKCTLIAQASASSPANIVKHTALPCRLIRLRPATR